The sequence TTTTCCCAAAAACATCAAAAACGAAAAGCTAGCGATACACGGATCCCCTCCCTGGTACCATATTGTCTCTGAATCCACATTTACATGATTGCATAGAAGTTTGCAAATTAGCGAATAAGGCCAATCCTAAACCCTATGTTCCCTTTTATCCACTTAGCACATGCCTGCTTATCACATCACGTGAATCTGCATGATAATGCCTCCACACTTTTGCTGCCTCTGGGATACTTTGCATTAAACCAATTACCCTCATGACATATATTTGTAAACAAATTTACTGGAAATggtgtaaattaaaaataaaatatcggTACTAAAAGAGACTTGGTTATGCTAAAGAGAAATCGGAGTGCATGTGTGTGCCATCCTGTTTATATTACAGAAGAAGGCCAGTGTTTACAGATAACTTTGACTCTGTGACCTTGATGCACAGGATGTCTGCATATCTCACATCTGTCTTCAGCAGCctccttttttttccaggatatTATGACAGAGGGTGATAATTGAGTTAGCATCAAACTGATGGAGTCCATCCACAGGAAAAAGCTACACAAACAGACAAAGGCCATTTTGGTAGGACTTTAAGTTAGATGGGGGCAGTCTTAAGGTGGGGAGGAGATAAATACAAGGAACATTTGATGTGTGCTAGAACAGCAAATGTAAAGATTGATGTAAAGGTCGCTAAGGCACAAGAAGACAGAGGAACGGAGGTAAATAAGCCAACAAGCTGAGAGACATTTCTTTGACATGGAGAAGGATATTCACAACGTCACCATTTTCACTGGGATATCAGACTGCGATTATGATGAATGGGAGCCATCGGTTGGGCTAATTCCAGCTGCCTATCTTCTGATATTCTTCTTGGGAATTACTGGCAATGGACTAGTGCTATGGGCAAGCCACCGGCGTAAGGGAAAACCCAGAACAGCTGACTCTTTCATCCTACAGTTGGCACTGGCTGACCTTGCTTTTGTGGTAACGCTACCACTATGGGCTGTCTACGCTTCTCTGGGATACgactggccatttggcaaaTTTGTATGCAAACTCAGTGGATATCTAGTACTGGTCAATATGTATGCCAGTGCCTTTTGTCTGACCGGACTCAGCCTAGACCGATATATTGTCATTGTGCTGTCACAAAAACCGGGACACCTACGCTCACCATTCTCCAGCCCACTGGCTAATCTGGCTACTTGGACAAGTGCGGGTCTTTTTGCCCTTCCTGCCCTTATCTTCAGAAATACAGGACAACCAGATGAGCCATGGGACAACAGAACAGTCTGTTATATGGACTACGTAACTATAGACAGTAGTGGTCAAACCCATCTGTGGGAAGCAAGTCTTGGGTTCTCTTCCACACTTCTTGCCTTTGTGGCTCCATTTTGCATCATTCTGTTCTGTTATGTTGGAATTGGGCGCAGAGTATCTGGACACTTTCGCTTGCCTGTAGTGGCCCATAAGAAGCGCAGGTTATTGGCCATCATGGTGGGCCTGGTGGTTACTTTTGGAGCAT comes from Spea bombifrons isolate aSpeBom1 chromosome 11, aSpeBom1.2.pri, whole genome shotgun sequence and encodes:
- the LOC128468233 gene encoding apelin receptor-like, which translates into the protein MEKDIHNVTIFTGISDCDYDEWEPSVGLIPAAYLLIFFLGITGNGLVLWASHRRKGKPRTADSFILQLALADLAFVVTLPLWAVYASLGYDWPFGKFVCKLSGYLVLVNMYASAFCLTGLSLDRYIVIVLSQKPGHLRSPFSSPLANLATWTSAGLFALPALIFRNTGQPDEPWDNRTVCYMDYVTIDSSGQTHLWEASLGFSSTLLAFVAPFCIILFCYVGIGRRVSGHFRLPVVAHKKRRLLAIMVGLVVTFGACWAPFHLLKSIYVLMNAEVLPLNCALHVFLNNLHPYVTCLGYANSCMNPVLYAFLDPRFRGHCRKLLGCTINYTGQGKHMEERGLPEHGTNGAKISTEEEMEGIKE